A single window of Luteipulveratus halotolerans DNA harbors:
- a CDS encoding lamin tail domain-containing protein, whose amino-acid sequence MTHSPRRRLAATVAASSLGLAGLALTPAHAVSPNLVVGEVYGGGGNSGATLRSDFVEIFNRGSQPVDLTGWSVQYWSASGTTPQTTALSGTVPAGGRYLVKEADGANTSATPLPTPDATGTIAMSSSAGRVAVVNPAGEVVDLIGYGSASAYEGAAAPATTNTTSVARTNPCVDTDNNAGDFATGAPAPQNSSTAVVDCTDTPPPPAGVDATVAQVQGAAHLSPLNGQKVKNVQGIVTAVTSNGYWIQSTAPDSDPATSEGVFVYTGGAPKVGPGDAVTVAGTVTEFRPGGSGGNDNLTTTEIASPTTETTSTGNPLPTPVVLGVDRVAPQQAVTTDDPGSVEKTTHTFDPATNAIDFDESLEGMRVGVRDATAVGPTNTSYGELPVVPGQQVTAQRSRTGGVVYGGYDQPNSQRVILDDPLLPRGAMPVVDTGDTLPGDSVGVMDYGFGNFKLLLTSQPKAASAGLQRETTSPQSNNQLAVATFNVENLAPSDPATKYERLAGQITHNLASPDVLALEEIQDNSGAADDGVVDSTATTDKLIAAVKAAGGPAYAARWINPENDKDGGQPGGNIRQVFLYRPDRDVTFVDKPGGDATTATQVVGTGTATTLSASPGRIDPGNPAWTTSRKPLVGQFLFRGKPVFVVANHFASKGGDDPLFGRWQQPTRFSESQRHQQAAAVRGFVDKLLAADAQANVVVLGDINDFEFSRTTDVLVGSGSTRMTDLPRTVAPSERYTYVYDGNSQVLDHILISPALLKAPAGSPGPAYDYDIVHTNSEFHDQDSDHDPQVVRLQIRGGR is encoded by the coding sequence ATGACGCACTCTCCCCGCCGCCGGCTCGCGGCCACCGTCGCTGCCTCGTCCCTCGGCCTGGCCGGCCTCGCGCTCACCCCCGCGCACGCCGTCTCGCCCAACCTCGTCGTCGGCGAGGTGTACGGCGGTGGAGGCAACTCCGGCGCGACGCTCCGCTCGGACTTCGTCGAGATCTTCAACCGGGGCTCGCAGCCGGTCGACCTGACCGGCTGGAGCGTGCAGTACTGGTCGGCCTCCGGCACGACCCCGCAGACGACCGCCCTGTCGGGCACCGTGCCCGCCGGCGGTCGCTACCTGGTCAAGGAGGCCGACGGCGCCAACACCTCGGCCACTCCCCTGCCGACCCCGGACGCCACCGGCACGATCGCGATGTCCTCCAGCGCAGGCCGGGTCGCGGTCGTCAACCCGGCCGGTGAGGTGGTCGACCTGATCGGCTACGGCAGCGCGTCGGCGTACGAGGGTGCAGCCGCCCCGGCGACCACCAACACCACCTCGGTCGCGCGCACCAACCCGTGCGTCGACACCGACAACAACGCCGGCGACTTCGCCACCGGAGCCCCGGCGCCCCAGAACTCCTCGACCGCGGTCGTCGACTGCACCGACACCCCGCCCCCGCCCGCAGGCGTCGATGCCACAGTCGCGCAGGTGCAGGGCGCAGCTCACCTGTCACCGCTCAACGGCCAGAAGGTCAAGAACGTCCAGGGCATCGTCACCGCCGTCACGAGCAACGGGTACTGGATCCAGTCCACGGCGCCCGACAGCGACCCCGCCACCAGCGAGGGCGTCTTCGTCTACACCGGCGGTGCGCCGAAGGTCGGACCCGGTGACGCTGTCACCGTCGCCGGCACCGTCACCGAGTTCCGCCCCGGCGGATCGGGCGGCAACGACAACCTCACCACCACCGAGATCGCTTCCCCAACCACCGAGACGACCTCGACCGGCAACCCGCTGCCCACACCGGTCGTCCTCGGCGTCGACCGCGTCGCACCGCAGCAGGCTGTCACGACCGATGACCCGGGCTCGGTCGAGAAGACCACCCACACGTTCGACCCCGCCACGAACGCCATCGACTTCGACGAGTCGCTCGAAGGCATGCGGGTCGGCGTGCGTGACGCCACCGCGGTCGGCCCGACCAACACCTCCTACGGCGAGCTGCCGGTCGTGCCGGGACAGCAGGTGACCGCGCAGCGCAGCCGCACCGGCGGCGTCGTCTACGGCGGGTACGACCAGCCCAACTCCCAGCGCGTCATCCTCGACGACCCCCTGCTCCCCCGGGGTGCGATGCCGGTGGTCGACACCGGTGACACGCTGCCCGGTGACAGCGTCGGCGTCATGGACTACGGCTTCGGCAACTTCAAGCTGCTGCTCACGAGCCAGCCGAAGGCCGCGTCCGCCGGCCTGCAGCGGGAGACCACGTCACCGCAGAGCAACAACCAGCTCGCCGTCGCGACCTTCAACGTCGAGAACCTCGCCCCGAGCGACCCGGCCACCAAGTACGAGCGGCTCGCCGGCCAGATCACCCACAACCTCGCCTCCCCCGACGTGCTCGCGCTGGAGGAGATCCAGGACAACAGCGGCGCGGCGGACGACGGCGTCGTCGACTCGACGGCGACCACCGACAAGCTGATCGCCGCGGTCAAGGCGGCCGGCGGCCCGGCATACGCGGCGCGCTGGATCAACCCCGAGAACGACAAGGACGGCGGACAGCCGGGCGGCAACATCCGTCAGGTCTTCCTCTACCGCCCCGACCGCGACGTCACGTTCGTCGACAAGCCGGGCGGTGACGCGACCACGGCGACCCAGGTCGTCGGCACCGGCACGGCCACCACGCTGTCCGCCTCGCCCGGACGCATCGACCCCGGCAACCCGGCGTGGACCACGTCTCGCAAGCCGCTCGTCGGCCAGTTCCTGTTCCGCGGGAAGCCGGTCTTCGTCGTGGCCAACCACTTCGCCTCCAAGGGTGGTGACGACCCGCTGTTCGGGCGCTGGCAGCAGCCCACTCGGTTCTCCGAGTCGCAGCGCCACCAGCAGGCCGCCGCGGTGCGCGGGTTCGTCGACAAGCTGCTCGCGGCTGACGCGCAGGCCAACGTCGTGGTGCTCGGCGACATCAACGACTTCGAGTTCAGCCGCACGACCGACGTGCTCGTCGGGTCGGGCTCGACCCGCATGACCGACCTTCCGCGCACCGTGGCGCCGAGCGAGCGCTACACCTACGTCTACGACGGCAACAGCCAGGTGCTCGACCACATCCTCATCAGCCCGGCGCTGCTCAAGGCTCCCGCCGGCTCACCCGGCCCGGCGTACGACTACGACATCGTCCACACCAACTCCGAGTTCCACGACCAGGACTCCGACCACGACCCGCAGGTCGTCCGTCTGCAGATCCGGGGCGGACGCTGA
- the ligD gene encoding non-homologous end-joining DNA ligase: MSPAKAEVLEVPGPDGVREVRISSPDRVLWPDDGITKIDLARYVASVAEPFLRANADRPVALQRFPTGIDGEEFFSKNPPRGVPAYTRTTMCTYPSGRRHPQLVIDEIASAVWMVQMNTITFHPWPMRSDDNDNPDELRIDLDPQPGRAFADVVEAAYGLKDVLEEIGLTPWVKTSGNRGVHVYARIRRTHEILDVRHGVIGIARELERRLPDLVTTAWWKEERGERIFVDFNQMCRDRTIAAAYSARPLPGAPVSMPVPWSALRDVAVSDFTVRTAPDHLQAEGDAWAGMDDAAGDVAAAIALWDKDVEERGLGEMPFPPDYPKMPGEPRRVQPSKKRHDLPDPQDR, translated from the coding sequence ATGAGCCCAGCGAAGGCAGAGGTCCTCGAGGTTCCGGGTCCCGACGGCGTCCGCGAGGTGCGCATCTCCAGCCCCGACCGGGTGCTGTGGCCGGACGACGGCATCACCAAGATCGACCTCGCCCGGTACGTCGCCTCGGTCGCCGAGCCGTTCCTGCGCGCCAACGCTGACAGACCCGTTGCGCTGCAACGGTTCCCGACCGGCATCGACGGCGAGGAGTTCTTCTCCAAGAACCCGCCCCGAGGCGTCCCCGCCTACACCCGTACGACGATGTGCACCTACCCGTCGGGCCGTCGCCACCCGCAGCTGGTCATCGACGAGATCGCCTCGGCCGTGTGGATGGTGCAGATGAACACCATCACCTTCCACCCGTGGCCGATGCGCAGCGACGACAACGACAACCCCGACGAGCTGCGCATCGACCTCGACCCGCAGCCGGGCCGCGCGTTCGCAGACGTCGTGGAGGCGGCGTACGGGCTGAAGGACGTCCTCGAGGAGATCGGCCTCACGCCCTGGGTCAAGACCAGTGGCAACCGCGGTGTCCACGTCTACGCCCGCATCCGGCGCACGCACGAGATCCTCGATGTGCGGCACGGAGTCATCGGCATCGCGCGCGAGCTCGAGCGTCGACTGCCCGATCTCGTGACGACGGCCTGGTGGAAGGAGGAGCGTGGCGAGCGGATCTTCGTCGACTTCAACCAGATGTGCCGTGACCGGACGATCGCAGCCGCGTACTCCGCACGTCCGCTGCCCGGTGCCCCGGTCTCGATGCCGGTCCCGTGGTCGGCACTGCGTGATGTGGCTGTCAGCGACTTCACGGTGCGCACGGCACCGGATCACCTGCAGGCCGAGGGCGACGCATGGGCCGGCATGGACGACGCAGCCGGCGACGTCGCCGCGGCGATCGCCTTGTGGGACAAGGACGTTGAGGAGCGTGGCCTCGGCGAGATGCCGTTCCCGCCCGACTACCCCAAGATGCCCGGCGAGCCCCGCCGGGTGCAGCCGAGCAAGAAGCGCCACGACCTGCCCGACCCGCAGGACCGGTGA
- the msrB gene encoding peptide-methionine (R)-S-oxide reductase MsrB: MTEQRSYPVAKTDQEWREQLSPQEYAVLRQAGTERAFTGEYTDTETEGVYSCRACGAELFRSDTKFHSHCGWPSFYAPAEGDNVELIEDRSMGMVRTEVRCASCGSHLGHVFEGEGYDTPTDQRYCINSVSLRLTDTPQG; the protein is encoded by the coding sequence ATGACCGAGCAGCGTTCCTACCCCGTGGCCAAGACCGACCAGGAGTGGCGCGAGCAGCTCTCGCCGCAGGAGTACGCCGTCCTGCGGCAGGCCGGCACCGAACGGGCGTTCACGGGTGAGTACACCGACACCGAGACCGAAGGCGTCTACAGCTGCCGGGCGTGTGGCGCCGAGCTGTTCCGCAGCGACACCAAGTTCCACAGCCACTGCGGGTGGCCGTCGTTCTACGCGCCGGCCGAGGGCGACAACGTCGAGCTCATCGAGGACCGCTCGATGGGCATGGTCCGTACCGAGGTGCGGTGCGCGTCCTGCGGATCGCACCTGGGCCACGTCTTCGAGGGTGAGGGCTACGACACCCCCACTGATCAGCGCTACTGCATCAACTCGGTGAGCCTGCGCCTCACCGACACGCCTCAGGGCTGA